A genomic window from Verrucomicrobiia bacterium includes:
- a CDS encoding Gmad2 immunoglobulin-like domain-containing protein, whose translation MKQASSLIPIVIGVVAAFAVVTYLKNQQEAPNPEPTATASPTATSTSSSPLNEQGVQVASPLPNALIESPLTVTGTATGDWFFEGQFPLCILDGSNTEIACGQAHAQGEWMTTDSIPFTATFTFATPTTDTGKLVLKKDNPSGLPANDKSVSLPLRFR comes from the coding sequence ATGAAACAAGCCTCCTCTCTCATCCCCATCGTCATTGGTGTTGTGGCAGCTTTTGCGGTAGTGACTTATCTCAAGAATCAGCAGGAAGCACCTAACCCAGAACCGACCGCTACTGCTTCGCCCACCGCCACCTCAACTTCTTCATCCCCTCTCAATGAACAGGGGGTGCAAGTTGCCTCACCGTTACCCAACGCGCTTATAGAGAGCCCCCTTACAGTTACCGGCACCGCTACGGGTGACTGGTTCTTTGAAGGCCAGTTCCCCCTCTGTATTTTGGATGGTAGTAACACCGAAATTGCCTGTGGCCAGGCACACGCCCAAGGTGAATGGATGACTACGGATTCCATCCCCTTCACCGCAACATTCACGTTTGCCACGCCCACCACTGACACAGGGAAACTTGTCTTGAAGAAGGACAACCCGTCTGGGCTG